In Candidatus Omnitrophota bacterium, the following are encoded in one genomic region:
- the mfd gene encoding transcription-repair coupling factor — MFDTIRIYLKEEVDLEKLSLNLVEYGYRACKRVSEEGDFALLGDTISIYPLTFAYPLRIELEGSSVKRIRSLDPVTYDPIEDHQAAIILPIKGIAKKKLQKRLIESGEESPIDNFVDIESGDYVVHIDHGVGVYKGIERVKIDKKYVEHYVVEYADGDKLYVPYEDLNKIQKYVGFERKPPKLYKLGSKLWKSVKERAKEGVNKVALELLELQVKRSEAVGFKYSPDKEWQKDFEKEFPYKETPDQARSAAEVKRDMESSKPMDRLLCGDVGYGKTEVALRAAFKAVMDNKQVAILVPTTILAEQHYNTFSTRMKKYPVRVEMLSRFKTKSQQEEIIEGIAKGAVDVVIGTHRLVSGDIKFKDLGLVVIDEEQRFGVRHKEYLKSLRLSTDVLTLTATPIPRTLYLALMGGRDISIINTPPSDRLPVETYVTYYDDNLIKNAMLKEKNRSGQIFFVHNRIEDIEKIAKKISELVPQIKIAVAHGRMHEKSLEETMMKFMTGQIDCLISTTIIESGIDIPNANTLIINRADMFGLADLYQLRGRVGRFSRGAYAYLLIPKQFVLTSDSQKRLQAIMKFKELGSGFKLAMEDLELRGAGNLLGMEQSGYIYSVGFDLYCRLLKSAIESYRSKKS; from the coding sequence ATGTTCGATACCATAAGGATATACCTCAAAGAAGAAGTAGATCTTGAGAAGCTCTCGCTTAATCTTGTCGAATATGGATATCGCGCATGTAAACGCGTTTCAGAAGAAGGCGACTTCGCTCTTCTGGGCGATACAATTTCGATATACCCGCTCACTTTCGCCTATCCGCTAAGAATAGAACTCGAAGGCTCATCGGTAAAAAGAATCCGCTCGCTCGATCCCGTTACATATGACCCCATAGAAGACCATCAAGCCGCGATAATACTTCCTATAAAAGGAATAGCGAAGAAGAAGCTGCAGAAAAGGCTCATCGAATCCGGTGAAGAGAGCCCTATAGATAATTTTGTCGATATAGAATCGGGTGATTACGTCGTCCATATAGATCATGGCGTCGGCGTATACAAAGGCATCGAAAGGGTAAAGATAGATAAGAAATACGTCGAGCATTATGTTGTGGAGTACGCCGACGGTGATAAATTATATGTTCCTTATGAAGATCTTAATAAAATACAGAAGTATGTAGGCTTTGAAAGAAAACCGCCGAAGCTTTATAAGCTGGGTTCGAAGCTGTGGAAGAGCGTAAAAGAGCGCGCGAAGGAGGGCGTAAACAAAGTCGCGCTGGAACTTTTGGAGTTGCAGGTAAAGCGTTCCGAAGCCGTAGGCTTTAAATATTCACCGGATAAGGAATGGCAGAAGGATTTTGAGAAAGAATTTCCTTATAAAGAGACGCCGGACCAGGCTCGATCCGCCGCGGAAGTTAAGCGGGATATGGAATCCTCGAAGCCTATGGACCGCTTATTGTGCGGCGACGTCGGATACGGGAAGACAGAGGTGGCGCTGCGCGCGGCATTTAAAGCGGTGATGGACAATAAGCAGGTCGCTATACTCGTCCCGACGACAATTTTAGCGGAACAGCACTATAATACATTTTCTACCAGAATGAAAAAATATCCGGTGAGAGTCGAGATGCTCTCCCGTTTCAAGACGAAGTCGCAGCAGGAAGAGATAATAGAGGGCATCGCCAAGGGCGCCGTAGATGTAGTTATAGGCACGCACCGTCTTGTGTCGGGAGATATTAAGTTTAAGGACCTCGGTCTTGTGGTTATAGACGAGGAGCAGCGTTTCGGCGTGCGGCACAAAGAGTATTTAAAGAGCCTGCGCTTAAGCACAGATGTGCTTACGTTGACGGCAACGCCTATACCCAGGACATTATATCTGGCTCTTATGGGAGGCCGTGATATATCCATTATAAATACGCCGCCTTCGGACAGGCTCCCGGTAGAGACCTACGTAACTTATTATGACGATAATTTGATAAAGAACGCCATGCTGAAAGAAAAGAACAGGTCGGGTCAGATATTTTTTGTGCATAACAGGATAGAGGATATTGAGAAGATAGCGAAAAAAATATCCGAACTTGTGCCTCAGATAAAGATAGCCGTGGCGCACGGAAGGATGCATGAGAAGTCACTCGAAGAGACGATGATGAAATTTATGACAGGCCAGATAGACTGCCTTATTTCCACCACGATAATAGAGTCCGGCATAGACATTCCCAACGCTAATACCCTTATAATAAACAGGGCAGATATGTTCGGCCTGGCGGACCTATACCAATTAAGAGGCCGCGTCGGACGTTTTTCACGCGGGGCATACGCGTACCTTCTAATACCCAAACAATTTGTTCTCACATCCGATTCCCAGAAGAGGCTGCAGGCTATAATGAAGTTTAAAGAGCTGGGTTCCGGTTTTAAACTCGCCATGGAGGATCTCGAATTAAGAGGTGCCGGCAACCTTTTGGGAATGGAACAGAGCGGATACATCTATTCTGTGGGATTCGATCTCTATTGCAGGTTATTGAAAAGCGCGATAGAAAGCTATAGGTCAAAGAAAAGTTGA
- the argS gene encoding arginine--tRNA ligase: MYYGGIEREIISFIESSVKSVLKDAGKPLSRPEDVIPQLEIPKEKSHGDISTNIAMKSSKLAAMPPIKFAQLISDKMNETISGSSLKDSVEKIEVKAPGFINLFLSKAYLYKVVLDIQREKNSYGRISLCRSKKMQVEFVSANPTGPLTIAHGRQAAIGDSLARILAFVGCNVKKEYYVNDEGTQMNILGNSIRVRYRELLGKIEEFPQDGYKGAYVTDIAKDFRKRYGDKFSDETDIAPFREFGLKWILNGIKKDLKDFGVEFDLWYSQKSLRKSGKIDKALKAIEGKGYIFKQEGATWFRSTDFGDDKDRVVVKSDGSYTYLAPDISYHLDKYRRGFKKIIDIWGPDHHGYIPRITAAVQALGYEKSSLSVLIAQLATLYRAGKVVPMSTRAGEFITLREVMDEVGKDAGRFCFIMRRISSHLDFDLEKAKEQSMENPVYYIQYAHARIWSILDFSKSAKLASRYDSSALKEEEELDLLRMLRQFPLIVSLSADALEPYIVLQYLQDLAKAFHSFYTKHRVVCDDPVLSKARLVLIDCVRMILANGLNLLGVSLPKKM; the protein is encoded by the coding sequence ATGTATTACGGCGGTATCGAAAGAGAGATAATATCTTTTATAGAGTCATCGGTTAAGAGTGTCTTAAAAGACGCTGGCAAGCCTTTAAGCCGCCCCGAAGACGTTATCCCCCAGCTGGAAATCCCCAAGGAAAAATCGCACGGCGATATATCCACAAATATCGCGATGAAGTCATCAAAACTCGCGGCAATGCCTCCGATAAAATTCGCCCAGCTTATTTCAGATAAGATGAATGAAACTATTTCCGGATCGTCTCTTAAAGACAGCGTTGAGAAGATAGAGGTGAAAGCTCCGGGATTTATAAATTTATTCCTTAGCAAAGCATATTTATATAAAGTGGTTCTTGATATACAGCGCGAGAAGAATAGTTACGGCAGAATAAGCCTGTGCCGCAGTAAAAAGATGCAGGTGGAATTTGTAAGCGCCAATCCTACGGGCCCTCTTACCATAGCGCATGGCAGGCAGGCGGCGATAGGTGACTCTCTTGCCAGGATACTTGCGTTCGTCGGGTGCAATGTAAAAAAAGAGTATTACGTCAATGACGAAGGCACGCAGATGAATATTCTGGGGAATTCGATAAGGGTAAGATATCGTGAACTATTGGGCAAGATCGAGGAATTTCCGCAGGATGGATACAAAGGGGCTTATGTAACCGATATAGCGAAAGATTTCAGAAAAAGATATGGCGATAAATTTTCAGACGAAACCGACATAGCGCCATTTCGCGAATTTGGCCTTAAATGGATATTGAACGGCATAAAAAAGGACCTAAAAGATTTTGGCGTGGAGTTTGATCTTTGGTATAGTCAGAAATCCTTGAGAAAGTCAGGCAAGATAGATAAGGCGCTTAAGGCTATAGAGGGCAAGGGTTATATATTTAAGCAGGAAGGCGCTACGTGGTTCCGTTCCACCGATTTTGGCGATGATAAGGATAGAGTGGTAGTAAAATCGGATGGGTCGTACACCTATCTGGCGCCCGACATATCCTATCATCTTGATAAGTACAGAAGGGGCTTTAAGAAGATAATAGATATATGGGGGCCGGACCACCATGGCTATATACCGCGTATAACTGCCGCGGTGCAGGCGCTTGGATATGAAAAGAGCTCTCTTTCGGTGCTGATAGCTCAGCTCGCGACATTATACAGGGCAGGCAAAGTCGTGCCGATGTCTACGAGGGCCGGAGAATTCATAACATTGCGCGAAGTGATGGACGAAGTAGGCAAGGACGCGGGACGGTTCTGTTTTATAATGAGGCGGATTTCGAGCCATCTGGATTTTGACCTGGAAAAGGCAAAAGAGCAGTCGATGGAAAACCCTGTCTATTATATACAATACGCGCACGCCAGGATATGGTCCATACTGGACTTTAGTAAAAGCGCGAAGCTGGCTTCAAGATACGATTCCAGCGCCCTGAAAGAGGAAGAAGAGCTCGATCTGTTAAGGATGCTGCGGCAGTTTCCCCTTATAGTATCTTTAAGCGCGGACGCGCTTGAGCCGTATATAGTTTTGCAGTATCTGCAGGATCTCGCTAAAGCATTTCATTCTTTTTATACCAAGCACAGAGTGGTCTGTGATGACCCGGTGTTATCAAAGGCGCGGCTCGTGCTTATCGATTGCGTCAGAATGATACTGGCGAACGGCCTTAATCTTTTAGGAGTGTCCCTACCCAAAAAGATGTAA